A single region of the Papilio machaon chromosome 13, ilPapMach1.1, whole genome shotgun sequence genome encodes:
- the LOC106710408 gene encoding ubiquitin carboxyl-terminal hydrolase 30 homolog yields the protein MESGDRILVAAGLTAAVVVGAFVLWGPGGAPRVRKRRGQIAGLQNLGRTCFLNTLLQALAACPIFIEWLRKYAKADAHNSMITTLYTVIEVVNGTHESARGTPVCPLGVLQSLRAAGWVIPADQQDAHELLHVLLSCIEEETTAMARKPGCLSDALGLGAGGRAWSALASPASPPAAPLSLRPASAAPPEEPDLADPEPTPEPAKLSRGVSRSLCQLGTASRRWAAAPARPAPAPPTRGTLASRLQCTVCSTKSPVRYDKFDSISLSMANASIGRTGAFSLPGLLRAFTAPEMVKGVRCNKCAPEDGGMQTKHIRTVSFGKLPCCLVLHVARVEWSGGGLSKRGEFVAFPEILNMAPFAARQQPQSELAALLGGVGAEGGAAEGAERAAYRLAAVVVHVGGPRSGHFATYRRGNGFESKRWWYTSDTLVHEVALQEVLRCSAYMLFYERVRNEPRPQHF from the exons ATGGAGAGTGGAGACAGGATTCTAGTGGCCGCAGGTCTAACAGCGGCAGTTGTCGTTGGAGCCTTCGTTCTGTGGGGTCCTGGAGGAGCACCACGCGTAAGAAAACGACGCGGGCAAATTGCAGGACTTCAAAACCTTGGCCGAACATGTTTTCTAAATACGCTCTTACAAGCACTAGCGGCATGCCCTATATTCATAGAATGGCTGAGAAAGTACGCTAAAGCCGATGCACACAACAGTATGATAACTACGCTTTATACAGTTATTGAAg TGGTGAATGGTACACATGAGTCAGCGAGGGGCACGCCAGTGTGCCCTCTGGGTGTGCTGCAATCGCTGCGTGCGGCCGGATGGGTGATCCCCGCAGACCAACAAGATGCTCATGAGTTACTACATGTTCTCTTGTCATGCATTGAGGAAGAAACTACAGCTATGGCGAGGAAG CCAGGTTGCCTCTCAGATGCCCTAGGGCTAGGCGCCGGAGGACGAGCCTGGTCTGCACTGGCGTCGCCGGCCTCCCCTCCCGCGGCACCGCTGTCCCTTCGCCCCGCTTCCGCTGCGCCACCTGAAGAGCCTGATCTTGCAGACCCAG AACCTACACCAGAACCTGCAAAGTTGTCCCGGGGTGTGTCGCGCTCATTATGTCAACTGGGTACGGCGTCGCGTCGCTGGGCGGCGGCGCCCGCGCGCCCCGCCCCCGCTCCGCCCACACGCGGCACACTGGCTTCTCGCCTGCAGTGCACAGTCTGCTCAACAAAG AGCCCGGTGCGGTACGACAAGTTCGACAGCATCTCACTATCGATGGCCAACGCGAGCATCGGCCGCACCGGCGCCTTCAGCCTGCCCG GTCTGCTGCGAGCGTTCACTGCGCCGGAGATGGTGAAGGGCGTGCGGTGCAACAAGTGCGCGCCGGAGGACGGTGGTATGCAGACCAAACACATACGCACTGTCAGCTTCGGCAAG TTGCCGTGTTGCCTGGTCCTGCACGTGGCGCGCGTGGAGTGGTCAGGCGGCGGGCTCAGCAAGCGCGGGGAGTTCGTCGCCTTCCCCGAGATCCTCAACATGGCGCCCTTCGCCGCGCGCCAGCAGCCTCAG AGTGAGCTGGCGGCGCTGCTGGGTGGAGTGGGGGCGGAGGGCGGGGCTGCGGAGGGGGCGGAGCGCGCGGCGTACCGGCTGGCGGCCGTCGTGGTGCATGTGGGTGGCCCGCGCTCGGGACACTTCGCCACATACCGCCGCGGAAACGGCTTCGAGAGCAAAAG GTGGTGGTATACCTCGGACACACTGGTGCACGAGGTGGCGCTGCAGGAGGTGCTGCGCTGCTCCGCCTACATGCTGTTCTATGAGCGCGTGCGCAACGAGCCCCGCCCACAACACTTCTAG
- the LOC106710391 gene encoding ras-related protein Ral-a isoform X3 encodes MSKKPAAQPTLHKVIMVGSGGVGKSALTLQFMYDEFVEDYEPTKADSYRKKVVLDGEEVQIDILDTAGQEDYAAIRDNYFRSGEGFLCVFSITEPESFDATQEFREQILRVKNDENIPFLLVGNKSDLGDKRRVPLDACRERAHAWQVPYVETSAKTRDNVDKAFLTLIRTMSQQKKGLSAAEEPGDKRKQLCSVPCCRIV; translated from the exons ATGTCGAAGAAGCCGGCGGCGCAGCCCACGCTGCACAAGGTGATCATGGTGGGCTCCGGCGGTGTGGGCAAGTCTGCGCTCACGCTGCAGTTCATGTATGATGAGTTCGTCGAGGACTACGAGCCCACGAAGGCCGACAGCTACAGGAAGAAG GTGGTGCTGGACGGCGAGGAGGTGCAGATCGACATTCTGGACACGGCGGGCCAAGAGGACTACGCGGCCATCAGGGACAACTATTTCCGCTCCGGTGAGGGCTTCCTCTGCGTCTTCTCCATCACCGAGCCGGAGAGTTTCGATGCCACGCAAGAGTTTAG GGAGCAGATCCTGCGGGTGAAGAACGACGAGAACATTCCGTTCCTGCTGGTGGGCAACAAGTCGGACTTGGGGGACAAGCGGCGCGTGCCGCTGGACGCGTGTCGCGAGCGCGCGCACGCCTGGCAGGTGCCCTACGTGGAGACCTCCGCCAAGACGCGCGACAACGTCGACAAG GCGTTCCTGACGCTGATCCGCACGATGTCGCAGCAAAAGAAGGGCCTGTCCGCTGCCGAGGAGCCCGGAGACAAGCGCAAGCAGCTCTGCTCCGTGCCCTGCTGCCGCATCGTGTAG
- the LOC106710391 gene encoding ras-related protein Ral-a isoform X1 produces the protein MFSAIAYKLSTTFLEEQKVCAAASSAMSKKPAAQPTLHKVIMVGSGGVGKSALTLQFMYDEFVEDYEPTKADSYRKKVVLDGEEVQIDILDTAGQEDYAAIRDNYFRSGEGFLCVFSITEPESFDATQEFREQILRVKNDENIPFLLVGNKSDLGDKRRVPLDACRERAHAWQVPYVETSAKTRDNVDKVFFDLMREIRSRKSDDSRAANGNVRDKVKRRKIKCAIL, from the exons GTGTGCGCGGCAGCATCGAGCGCGATGTCGAAGAAGCCGGCGGCGCAGCCCACGCTGCACAAGGTGATCATGGTGGGCTCCGGCGGTGTGGGCAAGTCTGCGCTCACGCTGCAGTTCATGTATGATGAGTTCGTCGAGGACTACGAGCCCACGAAGGCCGACAGCTACAGGAAGAAG GTGGTGCTGGACGGCGAGGAGGTGCAGATCGACATTCTGGACACGGCGGGCCAAGAGGACTACGCGGCCATCAGGGACAACTATTTCCGCTCCGGTGAGGGCTTCCTCTGCGTCTTCTCCATCACCGAGCCGGAGAGTTTCGATGCCACGCAAGAGTTTAG GGAGCAGATCCTGCGGGTGAAGAACGACGAGAACATTCCGTTCCTGCTGGTGGGCAACAAGTCGGACTTGGGGGACAAGCGGCGCGTGCCGCTGGACGCGTGTCGCGAGCGCGCGCACGCCTGGCAGGTGCCCTACGTGGAGACCTCCGCCAAGACGCGCGACAACGTCGACAAG GTGTTCTTTGATCTGATGCGGGAGATCCGCTCGCGCAAGTCGGACGACAGCCGCGCCGCCAACGGTAACGTGCGCGACAAGGTCAAGCGGAGAAAGATCAAATGCGCCATATTGTAG
- the LOC106707616 gene encoding LOW QUALITY PROTEIN: GATOR complex protein WDR24 (The sequence of the model RefSeq protein was modified relative to this genomic sequence to represent the inferred CDS: inserted 1 base in 1 codon), whose protein sequence is MIPSNTICVSQEGPANALALNKDCTQVVIAGRNVFKVFSIGEDEFSEVCNLRVGKNLNLNFSSIDVAWSTIEENTLATAATNGAVVVWNLGRSGRSKQEHVFSDHKRTVNKVSFHLTEPSLLISGSQDGMMKCFDLRMKEVARTFISNTESIRDVQFSPHQAHTFAAVSENGTVQVWDSRRSERCLQQFTAHSGPVFACDWHPDVPWLATASRDKTIKVWDMHGKPNLEYTIYTIASVGHVKWRPQKKYQVASCALVLDCAVHVWDVRRPHVPLATFAEHRDVTTAIAWLSPAAFLSTSRDCSLYRHRFLEAAHPVLWANPQSVCISARGEVVHAVPECPLPALAAPPAATPAPPADRHVPGLGRKQPTAGSLSASAQAALERAFPGGAASVVARHWPAPAPAPAPADALLHCARRYRMRGEPPHMLAKHNAAVAREAQRHCVEHVWEVVRAVCGARATARRAPAPPPPRAPPPRDDPPPATPAYSTVEEEPMGEVEEEWEENQFHNSGVLGLPTQSIYIPPAKFAKQMRDDEAGCGWVSAASAHYVDVEALDWTLPEEAFPLRSAPPAPLALHALPHHAHLPHLAHLHHHHHHYDDIEHDGVLGGAGCGSSSPGGSSSGASGGSGSHDAAHRTYSHQNSISTMEEVEGGEGGEGGEAGALSVRVGEERSARPDVAPLLAQALQLHAALGDVQTAAVVCIVLHEHRSDLFSYIEESLQEQWLLGYIELLQRHKLWNVATEVVRCAWLSSVWSLSQQSSSVAACCGRCGRRTRTRAPCERXRPAPPRPLRSLPPGGVRTVRVVPGLLARRTPAAHAQLDAAAPHLPRRLRTLLPARLTL, encoded by the exons ATGATACCTTCCAATACAATATGCGTTTCGCAGGAAGGTCCTGCAAATGCTTTGGCTTTAAACAAAGATTGTACACAAGTTGTTATAGCTGGCAGAAAtg TGTTTAAAGTGTTTTCAATTGGAGAAGATGAGTTTTCAGAAGTGTGCAACCTGAGGGTgggaaaaaacttaaatttgaatttttcttCCATTGATGTGGCTTGGAGTACAATAGAAG AGAATACTCTAGCCACAGCAGCTACCAATGGGGCAGTGGTGGTTTGGAACCTCGGAAGATCGGGACGCTCCAAACAGGAACATGTCTTCTCTGACCACAAAAGAACTGTTAATAAG GTTAGTTTTCACTTGACGGAACCATCACTTCTGATCTCCGGCTCTCAGGATGGCATGATGAAATGTTTTGATCTTCGTATGAAGGAGGTAGCTCGTACATTTATCAG CAACACAGAGTCGATCCGCGACGTTCAGTTCAGCCCGCACCAGGCGCACACGTTCGCCGCTGTGTCGGAGAACGGCACGGTGCAGGTGTGGGACTCCCGGCGCAGCGAGCGCTGCCTGCAGCAGTTCACCGCGCACTCGGGGCCGGTCTTCGCCTGCGACTGGCACCCCGATGTGCCCTGGCTCGCCACCGCCTCGCGCGACAAGACCATCAAG GTGTGGGACATGCACGGAAAGCCTAACTTAGAATACACCATATACACGATAGCATCCGTCGGGCACGTCAAATGGCGGCCACAAAAGAA GTACCAGGTGGCGTCGTGCGCGCTGGTGCTGGACTGCGCCGTCCACGTGTGGGACGTGCGCCGTCCCCACGTACCGCTCGCCACCTTCGCCGAGCACCGCGACGTCACCACCGCCATCGCCTGGCTCTCCCCCGCCGCCTTCCTCTCCACCAGCAGG GACTGCAGCCTGTACCGGCATCGCTTCCTGGAGGCGGCGCACCCCGTGCTGTGGGCCAACCCGCAGAGCGTGTGCATCTCCGCGCGCGGCGAGGTGGTGCACGCCGTGCCCGAGTGCCCGCTGCCCGCCCTCGCCGCACCCCCCGCCGCAacacccgcaccccccgccgACAGACACGTGCCCGGACTGGG ACGTAAGCAGCCGACTGCGGGCTCGCTGTCGGCCTCGGCGCAGGCGGCGCTGGAGCGCGCGTTCCCCGGCGGTGCGGCCTCAGTGGTGGCGCGACACTggcccgcccccgcccccgcccccgcccccgcagACGCACTGCTGCACTGCGCGCGTCGCTACCGCATGCGCGGCGAGCCCCCGCACATGCTCGCCAAACACAACGCCGCGGTCGCGCGAGAGGCGCAGCGACATTGT GTGGAGCACGTGTGGGAGGTGGTGCGCGCGGTGTGCGGGGCCCGCGCCACCGCCCGCCgagcgcccgcgccgcccccgccccgcgcgCCTCCGCCCCGCGACGACCCGCCCCCCGCCACGCCCGCCTACAG CACAGTGGAAGAGGAGCCGATGGGCGAGGTGGAGGAGGAGTGGGAGGAGAACCAGTTCCACAACAGCGGCGTGCTGGGTCTGCCCACGCAGAGCATCTACATCCCGCCCGCCAAGTTCGCCAAGCAAATGCGAGACGACG AGGCGGGTTGCGGCTGGGTGTCTGCGGCCTCCGCGCACTACGTGGACGTGGAGGCGCTGGACTGGACCCTGCCCGAGGAGGCGTTCCCTCTGCGCAGCGCCCCGCCCGCCCCGCTCGCCCTGCACGCCCTCCCGCACCACGCCCACCTGCCACACCTCGCACACctccaccaccaccaccaccactaCGACGACATCGAGCACGACG GTGTGTTAGGGGGCGCGGGGTGCGGCAGCTCCTCCCCGGGCGGGTCCAGTTCGGGCGCGTCCGGCGGCTCGGGCTCGCACGACGCCGCGCACCGCACATACAGCCATCAAAACTCCATCAGTACG ATGGAGGAGGTGGAGGGTGGCGAGGGCGGGGAGGGGGGCGAGGCGGGCGCGCTGTCGGTGCGCGTGGGCGAGGAGCGCAGCGCGCGGCCGGACGTGGCGCCGCTGCTGGCGCAGGCGCTGCAGCTGCACGCGGCGCTGGGCGACGTGCAGACCGCCGCCGTCGTCTGCATCGTGCTGCACGAGCACAGGAGCGACCTCTTCTCATACATCGAGGAGAGTCTGCAGGAGCAGTGGCTGCTCGGGTACATCGAGCTGCTGCAGCGGCACAAGCTGTGGAACGTCGCCACTGAA GTGGTGCGGTGCGCGTGGCTGAGCAGCGTGTGGTCGCTGTCGCAGCAGTCGAGCAGCGTGGCGGCGTGCTGCGGGCGCTGCGGccggcgcacgcgcacgcggGCCCCGTGCGAGC TGCGCCCCGCGCCGCCCCGACCTCTGCGCAGTCTGCCACCAGGTGGTGTGCGGACTGTACGCGTGGTGCCAGGGCTGCTCGCACGGCGGACACCTGCTGCACATGCGCAGCTGGATGCAGCAGCACCGCATCTGCCCCGCCGGCTGCGGACACTACTGCCAGCTCGCCTGACTCTCTAA
- the LOC106710391 gene encoding ras-related protein Ral-a isoform X2, which translates to MFSAIAYKLSTTFLEEQKVCAAASSAMSKKPAAQPTLHKVIMVGSGGVGKSALTLQFMYDEFVEDYEPTKADSYRKKVVLDGEEVQIDILDTAGQEDYAAIRDNYFRSGEGFLCVFSITEPESFDATQEFREQILRVKNDENIPFLLVGNKSDLGDKRRVPLDACRERAHAWQVPYVETSAKTRDNVDKAFLTLIRTMSQQKKGLSAAEEPGDKRKQLCSVPCCRIV; encoded by the exons GTGTGCGCGGCAGCATCGAGCGCGATGTCGAAGAAGCCGGCGGCGCAGCCCACGCTGCACAAGGTGATCATGGTGGGCTCCGGCGGTGTGGGCAAGTCTGCGCTCACGCTGCAGTTCATGTATGATGAGTTCGTCGAGGACTACGAGCCCACGAAGGCCGACAGCTACAGGAAGAAG GTGGTGCTGGACGGCGAGGAGGTGCAGATCGACATTCTGGACACGGCGGGCCAAGAGGACTACGCGGCCATCAGGGACAACTATTTCCGCTCCGGTGAGGGCTTCCTCTGCGTCTTCTCCATCACCGAGCCGGAGAGTTTCGATGCCACGCAAGAGTTTAG GGAGCAGATCCTGCGGGTGAAGAACGACGAGAACATTCCGTTCCTGCTGGTGGGCAACAAGTCGGACTTGGGGGACAAGCGGCGCGTGCCGCTGGACGCGTGTCGCGAGCGCGCGCACGCCTGGCAGGTGCCCTACGTGGAGACCTCCGCCAAGACGCGCGACAACGTCGACAAG GCGTTCCTGACGCTGATCCGCACGATGTCGCAGCAAAAGAAGGGCCTGTCCGCTGCCGAGGAGCCCGGAGACAAGCGCAAGCAGCTCTGCTCCGTGCCCTGCTGCCGCATCGTGTAG